From the genome of Nakamurella flavida, one region includes:
- a CDS encoding DUF6457 domain-containing protein translates to MSTLDDWIADAEKALDLTPGSLPKDLRDDLLGLTRDVAHGVARVAAPLTCYLAGLAVARGDDPAQVTATLRGLVPAEQAESGSAEAGQS, encoded by the coding sequence ATGAGCACCCTGGACGACTGGATCGCCGACGCCGAGAAGGCCCTGGACCTCACCCCCGGGTCGCTGCCGAAGGACCTGCGGGACGACCTGCTGGGCCTCACCCGGGACGTCGCGCACGGGGTGGCCCGGGTCGCGGCGCCGCTCACCTGCTACCTGGCCGGCCTGGCCGTCGCCCGCGGTGACGACCCGGCACAGGTCACCGCGACCCTGCGCGGGCTGGTCCCGGCGGAGCAGGCCGAGAGCGGGTCGGCGGAAGCGGGGCAGTCGTGA
- a CDS encoding GlsB/YeaQ/YmgE family stress response membrane protein, translated as MSVIGWIVFGALAGWVSSLIVRDPRPRGCLANIATGIIGAVLAGLVYQLSTGRSWQFRWDWPSFGVAVLGALALSLVVSLVGRSGRNGRRNIRR; from the coding sequence GTGAGCGTCATCGGCTGGATCGTCTTCGGCGCGCTGGCCGGGTGGGTGTCGTCGCTGATCGTCCGTGATCCCCGCCCGCGTGGCTGCCTGGCGAACATCGCCACCGGCATCATCGGCGCGGTGCTGGCCGGTCTCGTGTACCAGCTGTCCACCGGCCGGTCCTGGCAGTTCCGCTGGGACTGGCCGAGTTTCGGGGTCGCCGTGCTCGGGGCGCTGGCCCTGTCCCTGGTCGTCAGCCTGGTCGGCCGCAGTGGTCGCAACGGCCGGCGGAACATCCGCCGCTGA
- a CDS encoding YbhB/YbcL family Raf kinase inhibitor-like protein, with protein MSLERPLAADPYERMPAVGRFTLTSQDVTDGAPMDKTFAADGGNTSPQLSWSGFPAETKSFVISCYDPDAPTPSGYWHWTLADLPVSVTDVPRGFGDGSGEHLPAGAVQLESDGGAPGFEGAGPPPGDRAHRYYFVVHAVDTEKLGVQAGDTPTKAAFLLAFHTLARAIITPTYQN; from the coding sequence ATGTCCCTGGAACGCCCCCTCGCCGCCGATCCGTACGAGCGCATGCCGGCGGTCGGCCGCTTCACCCTGACCAGCCAGGACGTCACCGACGGCGCCCCGATGGACAAGACGTTCGCCGCCGACGGCGGGAACACCTCGCCGCAGTTGAGCTGGAGCGGATTCCCGGCGGAGACGAAGAGCTTCGTCATCAGCTGCTACGACCCCGACGCCCCCACCCCGAGCGGGTACTGGCACTGGACGCTGGCCGATCTGCCCGTCTCGGTCACCGACGTCCCGCGCGGATTCGGCGACGGGTCCGGCGAACACCTGCCCGCGGGCGCGGTACAGCTCGAGTCCGACGGTGGCGCACCGGGTTTCGAGGGCGCCGGCCCGCCGCCCGGGGACCGCGCCCACCGCTACTACTTCGTGGTGCACGCCGTGGACACCGAGAAGCTGGGGGTGCAGGCCGGTGACACCCCGACCAAGGCGGCGTTCCTGCTCGCGTTCCACACCCTGGCCCGCGCGATCATCACGCCGACCTACCAGAACTGA